Proteins co-encoded in one Christiangramia fulva genomic window:
- a CDS encoding efflux RND transporter periplasmic adaptor subunit: MNFNIKSIFFAALVIFSLNSCKQEKTADGHDEPEASENGGEHQEQNAGLEGKKLHLSQQKFDAMGLKVDSLPTKSLTGLVEANGQLEVPPQNEAAVTAIIGANVTSIKVIEGDKVSKGSVLAYLSHPDLVKLQTEYSNAYNRMQFLEKEYNRQKRLYEEEVASGRKFQETESEYNSIKGMVNGLESQLRLLRLNLDRLRNGNVYNQVPVISPIDGYVEKVNIKVGQFVQQQTEMFEIVNTDHIHADLMVYEKDVSKVKEGQTVQFNVESLPESDLTAKIYSVGKTFEQNPKAVHVHAEIENKQGNLFPGMYITGKIATSENQVPALPEEAVITEDGEPYIFTAKKVMEGGKEEWAISPLKVATGQEDDGWVEIKLLQPLEKGQIVVWNKAYYLISEMKKGETEHGH, from the coding sequence ATGAATTTCAATATAAAATCGATTTTTTTCGCAGCCCTGGTCATATTCAGTTTAAATTCCTGTAAGCAGGAAAAAACGGCTGATGGGCATGACGAACCGGAAGCTTCCGAAAATGGTGGGGAACATCAGGAACAAAACGCAGGCCTGGAGGGCAAAAAACTGCACTTATCGCAACAAAAATTTGATGCAATGGGATTAAAGGTGGACAGCCTGCCCACCAAAAGCCTGACTGGGCTTGTAGAGGCCAATGGACAACTGGAAGTACCCCCACAGAATGAAGCTGCCGTTACCGCCATTATTGGAGCCAACGTTACGAGCATAAAGGTGATTGAAGGGGATAAGGTAAGCAAAGGGAGTGTGTTGGCTTATTTGAGCCACCCGGACCTTGTCAAGTTGCAGACCGAATATTCCAATGCCTACAACAGGATGCAATTCTTGGAAAAGGAATATAACCGGCAAAAACGCCTGTACGAAGAAGAAGTTGCTTCCGGTAGAAAATTTCAGGAAACGGAATCGGAATACAACAGTATAAAAGGAATGGTGAACGGGTTGGAATCGCAGCTCAGGTTACTGCGCCTTAACCTGGACCGCCTCAGGAACGGGAATGTGTATAACCAGGTTCCTGTAATCAGCCCTATTGATGGCTATGTAGAAAAAGTGAATATCAAGGTAGGGCAATTTGTCCAGCAACAGACCGAAATGTTCGAGATCGTAAATACTGATCATATCCACGCCGACCTGATGGTATATGAAAAAGACGTAAGTAAGGTTAAAGAGGGACAAACGGTACAATTTAATGTTGAATCCCTGCCAGAATCTGATCTGACTGCCAAAATTTATTCCGTAGGGAAAACATTTGAGCAGAACCCCAAAGCGGTTCATGTGCACGCCGAGATCGAGAACAAGCAGGGCAATCTGTTTCCTGGTATGTACATTACGGGTAAGATAGCCACTTCAGAGAATCAGGTACCCGCCCTTCCGGAAGAAGCGGTCATTACCGAGGATGGGGAGCCTTATATCTTCACGGCCAAAAAAGTAATGGAAGGCGGCAAGGAAGAATGGGCCATAAGCCCCTTAAAAGTCGCAACCGGTCAGGAAGATGACGGCTGGGTGGAGATCAAATTGTTGCAGCCTCTGGAAAAAGGACAAATAGTAGTTTGGAATAAAGCCTATTACCTGATCTCCGAAATGAAAAAAGGGGAAACCGAGCACGGCCATTAA
- a CDS encoding heavy metal translocating P-type ATPase: MKKKQNLRNLKATSIENKVSSRASFREYIPSIFSFIMLITGIVIDYFDALAFFGGWVRIVWYVVAYIPVGFPVIIEGWKSIKNGDFFTEFLLMSIATLGAFAIGEYPEGVAVMLFYAVGELFQSAAVKKAKGNIKALLDVRPNEALVYRENGYVSVDPETVAIGEKIQVRVGEKIPLDGILLSEKASLNTAAITGESKPDTISQGKKVFAGSINLDGVIEIETTKEFKDSSIARILDLVQNATARKSKTELFIRKFARVYTPIVVILAIGLTFLPYLFVENYVFENWLYRALIFLVISCPCALVVSIPLGYFGGLGAASRNGILFKGASFLDAMTKVNTVVMDKTGTVTKGVFKIRDIVNNDAFTEVEFPALSQDEMMKYLMAMEEQSTHPIAKAILEYKTEGSDYEATDVSEVAGKGLKGKVHGKTVLVGNKALMTSNNIQVPSETDDVVESIVMVAIEGTFAGYVTIADELKEDALEAIKQIHKAGISKIIMLSGDKDSITKEVAREMGVDSAMGGLLPEDKLNEVERLKKETGTTVAFIGDGINDAPVLATSDVGIAMGGLGSDVAIETADVIIQTDQPSKIARAIKIGRFTRRIVWQNITLAFGVKIAVMVLGAFGMATMWEAVFADVGVAFLAILNAVRLQKMNWK, encoded by the coding sequence ATGAAGAAAAAACAAAATTTAAGAAATCTCAAGGCAACTTCAATTGAAAATAAGGTTTCATCACGGGCGAGCTTCAGGGAATACATTCCGTCCATATTCAGCTTTATAATGCTAATTACGGGTATCGTCATCGATTATTTTGATGCCTTGGCATTTTTCGGGGGATGGGTTCGGATAGTTTGGTATGTTGTAGCCTATATCCCTGTTGGGTTTCCCGTCATTATTGAAGGCTGGAAAAGCATAAAAAACGGCGACTTTTTTACCGAATTCCTGTTGATGTCCATCGCTACCTTAGGGGCATTTGCCATAGGCGAATATCCTGAAGGTGTGGCCGTAATGCTTTTTTACGCGGTCGGTGAACTCTTTCAAAGTGCGGCCGTCAAAAAAGCGAAGGGCAATATAAAAGCGCTGTTGGATGTGCGCCCAAATGAAGCCTTGGTATATCGTGAGAACGGTTATGTTTCTGTGGATCCTGAAACGGTAGCAATAGGCGAAAAAATTCAGGTCCGAGTGGGCGAAAAAATTCCTTTGGACGGTATTTTGTTATCGGAAAAAGCATCCCTGAATACGGCTGCCATTACGGGCGAAAGCAAACCCGATACCATTTCCCAAGGCAAAAAGGTATTTGCAGGGAGCATAAATCTCGATGGCGTAATTGAAATCGAGACCACAAAAGAATTCAAGGATAGCTCCATTGCCCGTATTCTGGATCTGGTACAAAATGCCACCGCCCGTAAATCTAAAACTGAATTGTTCATCCGAAAATTTGCGAGGGTGTATACGCCTATAGTAGTTATCCTGGCAATTGGCCTAACCTTCCTGCCTTACTTATTTGTCGAGAATTACGTTTTTGAAAATTGGTTGTACCGGGCCTTGATCTTCCTCGTTATTTCCTGCCCGTGTGCCCTGGTAGTATCAATTCCGCTTGGTTACTTCGGCGGATTAGGAGCAGCTTCTCGAAATGGAATATTGTTCAAGGGAGCATCCTTTCTTGATGCAATGACCAAGGTAAACACGGTGGTAATGGATAAGACCGGAACGGTTACAAAAGGTGTATTTAAAATCAGGGATATAGTTAATAATGACGCTTTTACGGAAGTGGAATTTCCTGCATTGAGCCAAGACGAAATGATGAAGTACCTAATGGCGATGGAAGAACAATCGACCCATCCTATTGCCAAGGCTATTTTGGAATATAAAACCGAAGGTTCGGATTATGAGGCGACCGATGTTTCAGAAGTTGCAGGAAAGGGACTTAAGGGAAAGGTCCACGGAAAAACCGTGTTAGTAGGCAACAAAGCTTTAATGACCTCAAACAACATACAGGTTCCTTCAGAAACAGACGATGTTGTAGAATCTATTGTAATGGTAGCCATCGAAGGAACATTTGCAGGTTATGTGACCATTGCCGACGAACTGAAAGAAGATGCCCTCGAAGCAATCAAACAAATTCACAAAGCGGGGATTTCGAAAATCATAATGCTCTCAGGTGATAAGGATTCCATAACCAAGGAAGTTGCCCGGGAAATGGGTGTGGACAGTGCAATGGGGGGACTGTTGCCGGAAGATAAGCTCAATGAAGTGGAGCGGCTCAAAAAAGAAACCGGCACTACGGTGGCATTTATTGGTGATGGTATAAATGACGCCCCTGTTTTGGCTACGAGCGATGTAGGTATCGCTATGGGAGGTCTGGGCAGCGATGTAGCCATTGAGACCGCCGATGTCATCATCCAGACCGATCAGCCCTCTAAAATTGCAAGGGCCATTAAAATAGGACGTTTCACCAGACGAATCGTTTGGCAGAATATCACCCTGGCATTCGGTGTTAAAATTGCCGTTATGGTATTAGGTGCTTTTGGAATGGCGACAATGTGGGAAGCCGTATTTGCGGATGTTGGTGTCGCATTTCTGGCTATTCTAAATGCGGTACGGTTACAGAAAATGAATTGGAAATAA
- a CDS encoding STAS/SEC14 domain-containing protein produces the protein MIQILNSGNEQVIAVKITGTINEKDVQKIHPLIHNIRNKGLKVRWYLELENFTGYTLSGLWEDLKVDAAHSKEYGKMVMVGDKKWQELATGATEFFTSSEVRFFEPRLKEQAKQWINK, from the coding sequence ATGATACAGATATTAAATTCAGGAAATGAACAGGTTATCGCGGTAAAAATCACAGGTACCATTAATGAAAAAGATGTTCAAAAGATTCATCCACTGATACATAATATTCGGAATAAGGGATTGAAGGTGCGTTGGTATTTGGAACTGGAAAATTTTACAGGATATACATTAAGTGGCCTGTGGGAAGATTTAAAAGTGGATGCCGCCCATTCTAAAGAATATGGAAAAATGGTAATGGTGGGTGATAAAAAATGGCAGGAGCTCGCTACGGGAGCTACCGAATTTTTTACCAGTTCAGAAGTTCGGTTTTTTGAACCGAGACTAAAAGAGCAGGCTAAACAATGGATAAATAAATAA
- a CDS encoding cation diffusion facilitator family transporter — protein sequence MAHDHSHGSQNYGKAFGIGIALNTIYVAVELYYGFVANSSALLADAGHNASDVFSLILAWAAIKIATKRPSKHYTYGLRKTTILASLINGLIIIAAAGMIAWDAIQKIQNPAEISGNIVMIVAAIGLVVNTGTAFLFWKGSKGDLNIRGAFLHMAADAGVTLGVLLGGLAIKYTGLTWIDPALSLVIVLVILYSAWGLLRDSVKIAIDAVPKNIDIDEVEKFLMDIEGVEEVHDLHIWAMSTTETALSTHLVVPDGHEDQFLYDIREQLHEKFEITHTTLQIEKEFGDKEYKPYQGLEE from the coding sequence ATGGCACACGATCATTCACACGGTTCACAGAACTACGGAAAAGCCTTTGGTATAGGCATCGCCTTGAACACTATTTATGTAGCAGTAGAGCTCTACTACGGATTTGTGGCAAATTCATCTGCGCTCTTGGCGGATGCAGGCCACAATGCGAGCGATGTATTTAGTCTGATCCTGGCCTGGGCGGCAATTAAAATAGCTACAAAAAGACCATCAAAACATTATACGTATGGCTTACGGAAAACGACCATTTTGGCCTCGCTGATCAATGGGCTTATCATCATTGCAGCTGCGGGAATGATTGCCTGGGACGCCATCCAAAAAATTCAAAATCCGGCAGAAATTTCCGGTAACATCGTAATGATCGTAGCGGCCATTGGCTTAGTGGTAAACACCGGTACGGCTTTCCTATTTTGGAAAGGTTCAAAGGGCGATTTGAACATTCGCGGCGCATTTTTACACATGGCCGCCGATGCCGGGGTAACTTTAGGAGTGCTTCTTGGCGGGCTTGCCATTAAATACACAGGATTGACATGGATAGATCCTGCGCTTAGTTTGGTCATTGTACTGGTCATTTTATATAGTGCATGGGGACTTTTGAGGGATTCCGTAAAAATAGCGATTGATGCCGTTCCCAAAAATATCGACATTGATGAAGTGGAAAAATTCTTAATGGATATCGAAGGGGTCGAAGAAGTACACGATCTGCATATCTGGGCGATGAGCACCACCGAAACCGCACTTTCCACACATTTGGTCGTTCCCGATGGGCACGAGGATCAATTTTTATATGATATCCGGGAACAATTGCACGAAAAATTTGAGATAACCCATACCACGTTGCAAATCGAAAAAGAATTTGGGGACAAAGAATATAAACCTTATCAAGGCCTGGAGGAATAG
- a CDS encoding Fur family transcriptional regulator: MSDIEKLLNKHKVRPTAMRILIYKFMAKKERAVALTEIENAFVKADRATLSRTIKTFETSGIVHQIHDGTGIPKYALCEVGCNCEIDQDLHIHFHCTNCDETGCLTEHKIPHINLPEGYMAENVNLVVKGICEKCSAV, from the coding sequence ATGAGCGATATTGAAAAATTATTAAACAAGCACAAGGTTCGCCCCACTGCGATGCGTATTCTTATCTACAAGTTTATGGCCAAAAAAGAAAGGGCCGTAGCATTGACCGAGATCGAAAATGCCTTTGTAAAGGCTGATCGTGCCACATTATCCCGTACCATTAAGACTTTTGAAACGAGCGGAATCGTACATCAAATACACGATGGAACGGGAATACCAAAATATGCACTTTGTGAAGTAGGATGCAATTGTGAAATTGACCAGGATCTCCATATCCATTTTCATTGTACCAATTGTGATGAGACGGGTTGTTTGACCGAACATAAAATTCCACATATCAACTTGCCGGAAGGTTATATGGCCGAAAATGTTAATTTGGTGGTTAAAGGAATATGCGAAAAATGTAGTGCCGTTTGA
- a CDS encoding sodium:proton exchanger, translating into MKKLYLFIGLALIAVISGIMLSLFKIQISVGLKTAIFVIAFIAVGFMLSWAADVAKRYISQGITVAILGFIVVLPEYAVDIYFSYQAGLNPGSEYTNLATANMAGSNRLLIGIGWSLIGLLYWFRFKKKQVKLKPENTVEVVFLTLASLYSFVIILKNNISLLDMGILFAIYAGYIWRLNRLPQAEEEEKEIGTAALILQLKKNKQIWLMTGLAIFSIGGLLLIAQPFSESLKATGKTLGINDYLMVQWVAPLASETPEIIITIMFVLNGRPTTSLGTLVTSKVNQWTLLIGMIPLAFSIGAGSFASLPLNNLQDQELFLTAAQSLFALALIYNLKLGVKDALAILMLFLVQFVLGFIYQDDKQTTLSILTVISWVYLFLTLIMIFRHRKDLIKLVKNGLLRVPEKEGNKSQKPM; encoded by the coding sequence ATGAAAAAACTATATCTATTCATTGGCCTAGCATTGATAGCGGTAATTTCCGGTATTATGTTATCGCTCTTCAAAATTCAAATATCGGTCGGATTAAAAACGGCGATTTTTGTGATAGCTTTTATTGCTGTGGGTTTTATGCTTTCTTGGGCTGCAGATGTTGCTAAAAGATACATTTCCCAAGGCATTACAGTAGCAATTTTGGGATTTATTGTGGTACTGCCCGAATATGCTGTGGATATTTACTTTTCTTATCAGGCCGGCCTAAACCCCGGTTCTGAATATACCAACCTGGCCACCGCCAATATGGCCGGTTCCAATCGTCTGCTCATAGGAATAGGCTGGTCACTGATTGGCTTACTGTATTGGTTTCGTTTTAAGAAAAAGCAGGTGAAACTGAAACCGGAAAATACAGTGGAAGTTGTATTCCTGACCTTGGCTTCACTTTATTCTTTTGTCATTATTCTGAAGAACAATATCAGCCTGCTGGATATGGGTATTTTGTTTGCCATTTATGCAGGGTATATTTGGCGCCTGAACCGCCTTCCGCAAGCTGAAGAAGAGGAAAAAGAAATTGGTACTGCAGCTCTTATCCTTCAGCTTAAAAAAAACAAACAGATATGGCTGATGACCGGATTAGCGATATTTTCCATTGGAGGCCTGCTCCTTATCGCCCAACCCTTTTCCGAATCATTAAAGGCAACCGGAAAAACATTGGGCATAAACGATTACCTGATGGTGCAATGGGTTGCCCCGCTGGCAAGCGAAACGCCGGAAATAATCATTACCATTATGTTCGTGCTCAACGGCAGGCCAACTACCTCCTTAGGCACTTTGGTAACCTCAAAAGTCAACCAATGGACCTTGTTGATAGGGATGATCCCATTGGCTTTTTCCATTGGTGCCGGGAGTTTTGCTTCTTTGCCGCTGAACAATTTACAAGATCAGGAATTATTCCTTACGGCGGCACAATCGCTCTTTGCCTTGGCACTTATTTATAATTTAAAGCTGGGGGTGAAAGATGCCCTGGCCATATTAATGCTTTTTCTTGTTCAGTTTGTGCTTGGTTTTATTTATCAGGACGACAAGCAAACCACCCTTTCAATTTTGACAGTTATTTCCTGGGTGTATCTATTCTTAACGCTAATAATGATCTTCAGGCACCGAAAAGACCTGATAAAGCTTGTTAAAAACGGGTTACTCAGAGTACCTGAAAAGGAAGGCAACAAATCTCAAAAACCTATGTAA
- a CDS encoding P-II family nitrogen regulator — protein MKEIKAFIKPKRVQKVIEALGNSGFKSMTLSQGEGTGKFKTKGASPSLDFHVTDSPVVKLELVCQNEEAESAIEIILENGKTPTPGDGIIYISSVEDAFQIKTGESLKKLRQ, from the coding sequence ATGAAAGAAATAAAAGCATTTATAAAGCCAAAAAGAGTTCAAAAAGTAATCGAAGCACTTGGTAATAGTGGTTTTAAGAGTATGACCCTATCACAAGGCGAGGGAACGGGCAAGTTTAAAACTAAGGGGGCATCACCATCCTTGGATTTTCACGTAACGGATAGCCCAGTGGTCAAATTGGAACTGGTCTGCCAAAATGAAGAAGCAGAATCGGCCATCGAAATCATCCTTGAAAACGGGAAAACCCCTACGCCCGGAGACGGGATTATTTATATCTCCAGTGTAGAGGATGCTTTTCAGATCAAAACAGGAGAGTCCCTAAAAAAACTCCGGCAATAA
- a CDS encoding Fur family transcriptional regulator — MIVAEKILAGKGIRPTETRSTIYKYLKRKFYAITLREIEKALIKKNNYTGDRTTIYRTIKLFQEKGIVHQIDDGTAIAKYALSDGKNLDLHLHFHCTHCSNTFCLPNKVGQDSLPDKYEINDVNLVLKGVCLKCRKK, encoded by the coding sequence ATGATAGTAGCTGAAAAAATACTTGCTGGTAAAGGAATTAGACCTACCGAAACAAGGTCAACTATTTATAAATACCTTAAAAGGAAGTTTTATGCCATAACATTAAGAGAAATAGAAAAGGCACTCATCAAGAAGAACAATTACACCGGAGACAGAACAACAATATATAGAACTATAAAACTATTTCAAGAGAAGGGCATCGTCCATCAAATAGATGATGGAACAGCTATTGCTAAATATGCTCTTTCCGATGGGAAAAACCTGGATTTACATCTGCACTTCCATTGCACCCATTGTAGCAATACATTCTGTTTACCCAATAAAGTAGGTCAGGATAGCCTACCGGATAAGTACGAAATAAATGATGTGAATCTGGTTTTAAAAGGGGTATGTCTAAAATGTAGAAAAAAATAG